Sequence from the Mixophyes fleayi isolate aMixFle1 chromosome 4, aMixFle1.hap1, whole genome shotgun sequence genome:
taaaaactGCTTAGTGcactgtatgatccagtcacacagcaatgttggtcagggggttgttgtcttctgtgaattgtgtagagggtggtaataggataaccaagtggttcccaaactgtgcgcagtGGCCAAGGACGTGGTAAGCAAAGCAGGGGCGTACTCGTcaattattttggattaggggTGCCTTGCAAAAATGATGccaaccctaagggtgcctccaaataagaaagtttgggatccactgggggTAACctaatgaggttaagagggtggttgaggaattttataaacttgcccaaagaggtggattttcagaggaAACTTGTAGGTTTGAAGATCAGAAAAAATTCTTAAATGTGTGACGGAGGgcattccataaagtgggtgcagcctgtaaAAAAAAGTCCAGCAGCCAGGAATGACAGCATGTAATGAGAGTAGCTGACAGACATAGAACAGAGGTgaggagttgggagatattttaagacaagtgaggagatgtttgttggtacagttttgttgatggccttgtaggttagttgaattatttatattggattcagtaaaaaaaaaacaaaaaaacaggcaaTCGATGGAGACTGAAAGTAGCTCAGCAGTGGAacattttgcaagaaaaatcaatctagccgctgcatgcaaaatagatcgtaggggcGAGTGATTCGTGGGAAGATCAGTAAAGAGGAAATTGCAaaagtcaatgtgggagataagtGTATGAATGAATGTTTTTGCAGGGTGTTGTGTGAGATAtgcacatattctggaaatgttttttagatatatgcaacatgatttcttactcaacatgctacctaAACTCGTgtctattctctcatcatctcccgtctcaaCTATCGCAACATCCTGCTATCTAGCATCCCCGACATCCATATATCCacgcttcaatccatcctaaatgctgctgcaagactgatcttcatctctcaccgctccacatctgctgcgccactttgacacagggagccagtgtagggatttgcattcAGACTCGGATtcaaaattactcacccttacctacaaagccgtCAACACTACCCGCAGCtgaatacatctcaaatctcatagcaaaatactctccctcccgccctcatagatctacctctgacctgctccttgtctcatctcgtctctggtaaccacctctcccaCCTACaatacttctcccgtgctgctccccacttatggaattccctaccacactcagacttaaccacagccttcaaatctttagacacttttTGAAAATCAATCTCttcttttagaggtgaccttatccctgaaaacactatttacactaatgcaccctcacaactatcccaatctccattctgaaaCATTTGCTCCTCTTATCACCTGTGCCCTCATCaacttacaatgtaagctctctaatgtgtAGAGtgcttcataccctttgttttcatgtctgaatctattctgtctaccttgtatgtccctgttttatgtatgtactgttttccctactgtacagcactgctgagTACTGTGGTATAATAACAGTAGAAAGATTACAgcttttagttagaggtggaatgagcagaggagagagggatctatggatttgtgagggtatttaatcaagaggacagaaggtagagtAAGAAGatgagtagatacttcatcttcatttgcaAGATCAAATGGAGAGTGTGAGGGTGCTgaaaaggaattgagccgattgcttgtcggtACTATCACATTAGTCGGAACCAAAACCATGCCTCCAGTGCTGTGATGCATCAATGCTAACAATGTGCCACAGTGCCTATTCGAAAGTCTGCTTATATAAACAGAAAGCAGCATCAAGAGTAGTGTTTTCATACATAGCCACACTATGCAAagctctttaaaataataaaaagagagTGGCTGGGTGTTTGTTCTTGCCAGTAGCCGAGAACTCCCTCCTACTTCTACTAGCTAAGAGGGCTGAGTAATAGCACATTAAGAAATGGTAATCTGTCAAAGGCCCTGGGGACATGTTAGGAGCAGTCACGCTGTCATTTAACCATTCATAAATATACACAAAAGTAAACTACAGGTTGCTGAGACTATTACAAGGCAGTACTGAAGCTATATACCTTTGTATGTACGCAGGTGTATGTAAAACAGTTTTGAAAGCTCGCCAGACTTGTCCTTAGGCCTCAGACAGGTTAGTGTTACTTTGGGTTTATGTGACTAATTACATTTGCCTATGATATGGCCCCAGTATCACCTTCAGAGGATCTTGTCAAAGTACTTTCACAAATGCTGGACCttgcgcgcccccccccccacacacacacttactagCTTTATAAATGCAGCCTGCACCCACAGATGTGAGACTGTCTGCAATTGTCACAAGTTACAAATTACACAGGGTCCCCATCCCCCCCAGTTTTGTTTGAGAGTTTTCATTTAAAACACTAATTTTGTGAATTTGGCCACGACCGTGTGAAACATTGTTAAAACGGGTgtagataatataataaaaaaatgtgttgacAAAACAACCAGATATTGGCTTTCATATTCTAGACCACACTAGAGAGACACCATGGTTAAGGTGGGCAACACCACATTTTCCCTTTGCAGCAGTATTCATGAGTGTTccccctcacaactatcccaatctccattctgaaaCATTTGCTCCTCTTATCACCTGTGCCCTCATCaacttacaatgtaagctctctaatgtgtAGAGtgcttcataccctttgttttcatgtctgaatctattctgtctaccttgtatgtccctgttttatgtatgtactgttttccctactgtacagcactgctgagTACTGTGGTATAATAACAGTAGAAAGATTACAgcttttagttagaggtggaatgagcagaggagagagggatctatggatttgtgagggtatttaatcaagaggacagaaggtagagtAAGAAGatgagtagatacttcatcttcatttgcaAGATCAAATGGAGAGTGTGAGGGTGCTgaaaaggaattgagccgattgcttgtcggtACTATCACATTAGTCGGAACCAAAACCATGCCTCCAGTGCTGTGATGCATCAATGCTAACAATGTGCCACAGTGCCTATTCGAAAGTCTGCTTATATAAACAGAAAGCAGCATCAAGAGTAGTGTTTTCATACATAGCCACACTATGCAAagctctttaaaataataaaaagagagTGGCTGGGTGTTTGTTCTTGCCAGTAGCCGAGAACTCCCTCCTACTTCTACTAGCTAAGAGGGCTGAGTAATAGCACATTAAGAAATGGTAATCTGTCAAAGGCCCTGGGGACATGTTAGGAGCAGTCACGCTGTCATTTAACCATTCATAAATATACACAAAAGTAAACTACAGGTTGCTGAGACTATTACAAGGCAGTACTGAAGCTATATACCTTTGTATGTACGCAGGTGTATGTAAAACAGTTTTGAAAGCTCGCCAGACTTGTCCTTAGGCCTCAGACAGGTTAGTGTTACTTTGGGTTTATGTGACTAATTACATTTGCCTATGATATGGCCCCAGTATCACCTTCAGAGGATCTTGTCAAAGTACTTTCACAAATGCTGGACCttgcgcgccccccccccccccccacacacacacacttactagCTTTATAAATGCAGCCTGCACCCACAGATGTGAGACTGTCTGCAATTGTCACAAGTTACAAATTACACAGGGTCCCCATCCCCCCCAGTTTTGTTTGAGAGTTTTCATTTAAAACACTAATTTTGTGAATTTGGCCACGACCGTGTGAAACATTGTTAAAACGGGTgtagataatataataaaaaaatgtgttgacAAAACAACCAGATATTGGCTTTCATATTCTAGACCACACTAGAGAGACACCATGGTTAAGGTGGGCAACACCACATTTTCCCTTTGCAGCAGTATTCATGAGTGTTCCCCAGTGTATCCAAATAATGTTTTATCTGGTGAAAGATTACAATCAATAAAGAAAAGATAATATTGTAAACATATCAATTAAATAAGGTATCTGGTGTGTTAGGgttaataataaatgaatgataTATCATCATcgatttgtaagacaccacagtacatacataaaactaggacatacaaggtagacaaaataaatgcagacctgaaaacaaagggtatgaaggaccctgctcattagagagcttacattctaagtggaagagggcacaggtgAAACAAGAgaagtaaatgtgtttcagaatggagattgggatagttgtgagggtgcatttgtaaaaacaatgttttcggagataaggtcacctctttaaaaaaaaaaaaagaagatgggttttcaaagagcatctaaagatttgaaggctgtgggaaagtctgattgagtgtggtagggaatttcataagtggggagcagcacggagaAGTATTgtagggaggagagaggggtggTTACCATGTAAGCTGGCTCTATACGATAACCAATACTGACCCACCGCTAATCCCCAACAGCCATAGTCTGCCATTTTTCTAACATGTGGTACTAAACAAAAGCCTGATTGGTTGGTTAAACAAGTcttgaaaaatatattatatgatgTTGGAACATCTACTTTGTGTAACCTGCCTCTGGTGGTATTTCCAGCAGAATGTAAGGACAGCTCCTTCCCCATATCTGTATACTGAACAGCTATGGATTGGATGAATGGTGCATCTTCTACAGAAGGCAGAAAGACAACACATGGCTGCTCTATGCAACAATACAGAGAATGGGCTGGAGCCTTACACATGTATCCAACCTAAACATTAtgtctgtcagtgtgtatgtgagtAATGAGTTGTATAAAGCATGGCCTTGCGCTATTATATGGTCATGTAAGCTTAGTCATCTAATGCCCACATTTTACAGTACATGAATACATTACTCCGATCAAACCCCTACACACCGACATCGGGGGCACACGCTACATTGATCTACACGCGCTAGAGCGCTCTACACAGCGACATCACGACACGCTACCAGTGACATCAGGGGGCACCCTATACCGATCTACACAGTGACATCAGGGGGCACCCTATGCCGATCTACACAGTGACATCAGGGGGCACCCTATGCCGATCTACACAGTGACATCAGGGGGCACCCTATGCCGATCTACACAGTGACATCAGGGGGCACCCTATAACGATCTACACAGTGACATCAGGGGGCACCCTATACCGATCCACACAGTGACATCAGGGGGCACCCTATGCCGATCTACACAGTGACATCAGGGGGCACCCTATGCCGATCTACCAGTGACATCAGGGGCACCCTATACCGATATATATACAGTGACATCAGGGGCACCCTATACCGATATATACAGTAGGGGCACATTATACCGATATATACAGTAGGGGCACATTATACTGATATATACAGTAGGGGCACattatactgatatatatatatattatatatagttgcTGTACAGACAGTACACGGCCTGTGTACACAGTAATATACACATAAGGAGGCCCCGGGTCTCTTACAAAGCTGACGGGCTTCCTCTTCTCCGGCTTCGGCTCCTCCACCTCGGCCTTGGTCTCCTCCTTACCCCCGGACTCCATCTGCTTCTTGAAGAGCTCCAGGAAGCTGCCGTCGTTGGCGAAGTGGTTGACCCCGGAGGTGGAGGAGGCGGCGGGGGCGGCCGGGGAGGGCAGCACGGCGGCCGGGGGGTTGTACTGCGGAGGGTTGTTGTAGAACCGCGTGTTGGGGTAGAACCGGGGGAAGGACTGCACGGAGTCCGGGAAATCCCCGAGCAGGGGGGGCCGCGGTGCCTGCGGGAGGGGGGAGGTGGTCAGGACGGGGGCCCGGGAGAGAGTGGGGAGCGAGGACACGCCGGGAGGGGATGGGGGAGCGCTGGGAGGAGATGGGGGAGTGCCGGGCGGAGATGGGGGAGCGCCGGGACGGGATGGGGGAGCGCCGGGACGGGATGGGGGAGCGCCGGGACGGGATGGGGGAGTTGGTGGGGCCGGGGGGAGCTCTGCCTCCTCCGGTATGGCGGCATCCTCCCCATCGTCGTCGTCATCATCGTCGTCCTCTTCTTCTTGCCGCACCGGGGCCTCTACCGCCGCCCGCACCGGGGCCTCTGCGGCCTCCTCATCTCCCTCCTCCGCCTCACTGTCCTCCCCAGATCCAGGCCGCGGGCTCTCCTCCGCCATCTTGCGACGACCGGCGGTCACTGTAGAGATGCCGGCTT
This genomic interval carries:
- the TRIR gene encoding telomerase RNA component interacting RNase isoform X1, whose protein sequence is MAEESPRPGSGEDSEAEEGDEEAAEAPVRAAVEAPVRQEEEDDDDDDDDGEDAAIPEEAELPPAPPTPPSRPGAPPSRPGAPPSRPGAPPSPPGTPPSPPSAPPSPPGVSSLPTLSRAPVLTTSPLPQAPRPPLLGDFPDSVQSFPRFYPNTRFYNNPPQYNPPAAVLPSPAAPAASSTSGVNHFANDGSFLELFKKQMESGGKEETKAEVEEPKPEKRKPVSFVGKRRGGAKLALKTGMVAKKPKSEDEEVLSRKGGAWAQYMAEVKKYKAHQCSDDDKTRPLVK
- the TRIR gene encoding telomerase RNA component interacting RNase isoform X2; the encoded protein is MAEESPRPGSGEDSEAEEGDEEAAEAPVRAAVEAPVRQEEEDDDDDDDDGEDAAIPEEAELPPAPPTPPSRPGAPPSRPGAPPSRPGAPPSPPGTPPSPPSAPPSPPGVSSLPTLSRAPVLTTSPLPQAPRPPLLGDFPDSVQSFPRFYPNTRFYNNPPQYNPPAAVLPSPAAPAASSTSGVNHFANDGSFLELFKKQMESGGKEETKAEVEEPKPEKRKPVSFRDTERLQGLV